A window from Pseudooceanicola algae encodes these proteins:
- a CDS encoding S49 family peptidase produces the protein MKSWLPFKSRKKPCVAVIRLNGMIAAGKRGALSDESLAPVIERAFSKGKPSMVALRINSPGGSPVQSSLIAARIRRLSEEKQIPVIAFVEDVAASGGYWLACAADEIYADESSILGSIGVISAGFGAHVFLARQGIERRVHTAGESKSMLDPFRPEDEEDVARLRGHLGEIHKAFIAYVKQRRGDKLAPEPRLFTGEIFLGAQAPEMGLSDGIGHLVPMMKERFGDKVRFRDYGTKRSLLTRFGASVLNESLAGIEERAAFARFGL, from the coding sequence ATGAAAAGCTGGCTTCCCTTCAAATCCCGCAAGAAACCCTGTGTCGCCGTCATCCGTCTGAACGGCATGATCGCCGCAGGCAAACGTGGCGCGCTTAGCGACGAATCCCTGGCGCCGGTCATCGAGCGGGCCTTCAGCAAGGGCAAGCCGAGCATGGTGGCCCTGCGGATCAATTCGCCCGGCGGCTCGCCCGTGCAGAGTTCGCTGATCGCGGCGCGGATCCGGCGCCTGTCCGAGGAAAAGCAGATCCCCGTGATCGCCTTTGTCGAAGATGTCGCGGCCTCGGGCGGCTATTGGCTGGCCTGCGCGGCGGACGAGATCTATGCCGACGAAAGTTCGATCCTCGGCTCGATCGGGGTGATCTCGGCGGGCTTCGGGGCGCATGTCTTCCTGGCGCGGCAGGGGATCGAGCGTCGCGTCCATACGGCCGGCGAAAGCAAGAGCATGCTCGACCCCTTCCGCCCCGAGGACGAAGAGGACGTGGCCCGACTGCGTGGCCATCTGGGCGAGATCCACAAGGCCTTCATCGCCTATGTGAAACAGCGGCGCGGCGACAAGCTGGCCCCTGAACCACGGCTATTCACCGGCGAGATATTTCTTGGCGCCCAGGCCCCTGAAATGGGGCTGAGCGACGGCATCGGCCACCTGGTTCCGATGATGAAAGAACGCTTTGGCGACAAGGTGCGGTTCCGCGATTATGGGACCAAGCGCAGCCTCCTGACCCGCTTCGGCGCGTCCGTGCTGAACGAAAGCCTTGCCGGGATCGAGGAACGCGCCGCCTTCGCGCGCTTCGGCCTCTGA
- a CDS encoding 16S rRNA (uracil(1498)-N(3))-methyltransferase — protein sequence MDAAKIRLCVEHPLASGQTVPLERDQAHYLFGVMRLTEGSAVALFNGHDGEWQAEVTSAGKRGGELTCRSQSRPQAAPPDLWLLFAPIKKTRTDFIVEKAAEIGVARIQPVQTDFTNAERIRRDRLQAHAVEAAEQCGSTYVTEVNDLARLDRLLANWPAERQLMFCDEAFAEASYGTPDGAPRPLGDAPRGPWAVLIGPEGGFSEAERKRLHALPFAWPVQLGPRILRADTAAVAALTLWQLHLGDW from the coding sequence ATGGATGCAGCAAAGATCAGGCTCTGTGTAGAGCACCCCTTGGCCTCAGGGCAAACCGTTCCGCTGGAGCGCGACCAGGCGCATTACCTTTTCGGCGTCATGCGACTGACCGAAGGCAGCGCCGTGGCCCTGTTCAACGGACACGACGGCGAATGGCAGGCCGAGGTGACATCGGCGGGCAAACGCGGCGGTGAACTGACCTGCCGCAGCCAGTCACGGCCTCAGGCGGCGCCGCCGGACCTGTGGCTGCTGTTCGCGCCGATCAAGAAGACGCGGACCGATTTCATCGTCGAAAAGGCGGCCGAGATCGGCGTGGCGCGCATTCAGCCCGTCCAGACCGATTTCACCAATGCCGAACGCATCCGCCGCGACCGGTTGCAGGCCCATGCGGTCGAGGCGGCAGAGCAATGCGGCAGCACCTATGTGACCGAGGTCAACGACCTTGCCCGTCTGGACCGGCTGCTGGCCAATTGGCCCGCAGAACGCCAGTTGATGTTCTGCGACGAAGCCTTTGCCGAGGCCTCCTACGGCACGCCCGACGGTGCGCCGCGCCCGCTGGGCGATGCGCCGCGCGGGCCCTGGGCGGTGCTGATCGGCCCCGAAGGCGGGTTTTCCGAGGCAGAGCGCAAGCGGTTGCACGCCTTGCCCTTCGCCTGGCCGGTGCAACTGGGTCCGCGCATCCTGCGTGCCGATACGGCGGCGGTGGCGGCGCTGACCCTGTGGCAATTGCACCTTGGCGATTGGTAG
- the moaD gene encoding molybdopterin converting factor subunit 1: MDVLYFAWVRERIGLPRERVETEAATVADLVAELRAREDRYDLAFSDLTALRVALDQELAEFDAPLAGVREVAFFPPMTGG, translated from the coding sequence ATGGATGTCCTCTATTTCGCCTGGGTTCGCGAACGCATTGGCCTGCCGCGCGAACGGGTCGAGACCGAGGCCGCGACAGTTGCCGATCTGGTGGCAGAACTGCGCGCCCGCGAAGACCGCTATGACCTGGCCTTTTCCGATCTGACGGCCCTGCGCGTGGCCTTGGACCAGGAGCTTGCCGAATTCGACGCGCCCCTGGCTGGCGTGCGCGAAGTGGCGTTCTTTCCGCCGATGACCGGGGGCTGA
- the pgsA gene encoding CDP-diacylglycerol--glycerol-3-phosphate 3-phosphatidyltransferase, protein MTITLPNMLTLLRLLAAPGIALCFLLLPRPFADSCAMALFVIASLTDYVDGYLARSLNLVTRLGTMLDPIADKAMVVIALAVLMHYSSVAEWLVLPTALILFREVFVSGLREFLGDTAGLLKVTKLAKWKTTSQMVAIAVLFAQGILENQLGAAIFGMDNHMVQGVLSGAIEDQGHLGLMIHLSEWASVGGILLLWLAAVLTVITGMDYFLKARPHLKDS, encoded by the coding sequence ATGACCATCACCTTGCCGAATATGCTGACGCTCCTGCGGCTTCTCGCCGCCCCCGGAATCGCGCTTTGCTTCCTGCTGCTGCCGCGCCCCTTTGCCGACAGCTGCGCGATGGCGCTGTTCGTTATTGCCTCGCTGACCGATTACGTCGATGGCTACCTTGCGCGGTCCCTCAATCTGGTGACCCGCCTGGGCACGATGCTGGACCCGATCGCCGACAAGGCGATGGTGGTGATCGCGCTGGCGGTATTGATGCATTATTCCTCGGTCGCCGAATGGCTGGTGCTGCCCACGGCGCTGATCCTGTTCCGCGAAGTCTTTGTCTCGGGGCTGCGCGAATTCCTCGGGGACACGGCCGGATTGCTGAAGGTCACCAAGCTGGCAAAGTGGAAGACAACGTCGCAGATGGTCGCCATCGCCGTGCTGTTCGCGCAAGGCATCCTGGAGAACCAGTTGGGTGCCGCGATCTTCGGCATGGACAACCACATGGTCCAGGGCGTGCTGAGCGGCGCGATCGAGGATCAGGGCCACCTTGGCCTGATGATCCATCTCAGCGAATGGGCCTCTGTCGGGGGGATCCTGTTGCTTTGGCTGGCGGCGGTGCTGACCGTGATTACCGGGATGGATTATTTCCTCAAGGCCCGGCCGCACCTGAAGGATTCGTGA
- the ubiA gene encoding 4-hydroxybenzoate octaprenyltransferase: MTDRDTTPEARPAAGATASAGTSDGQVSDAVRGNWVDTHAPAATRPYLRLARADRPIGTWLLLLPCWWGLLLAMASDGQPRWQDLWIFVGCGLGAWLMRGAGCTWNDITDRHIDGAVERTRSRPIPSGQVTTKQAAGWMVAQALVAFLILLTFPPMAILLGVLSLVTVAIYPFAKRFTWWPQIFLGLAFNWGALLAWTAHTGSLGWPAVLLYVAGICWTLFYDTIYAHQDKEDDALIGVKSTARLFMDATPAWLARFLIGTMVLLGIAVLAALPGAPLAALVALAGVYVMGAHMLWQLRTYDGADNDILLMLFRANRNAGLLPLPFFACAILL; encoded by the coding sequence ATGACCGACCGTGACACGACACCAGAGGCGAGACCCGCTGCGGGCGCGACAGCTTCGGCCGGGACATCGGATGGTCAGGTCTCGGATGCGGTCCGCGGCAATTGGGTCGACACCCATGCGCCGGCGGCGACGCGGCCCTACCTGCGGCTGGCACGGGCAGACCGGCCCATCGGCACATGGCTGCTGCTGCTGCCCTGCTGGTGGGGGCTGCTTCTGGCCATGGCGTCGGACGGCCAGCCGCGCTGGCAGGATCTGTGGATCTTTGTCGGCTGCGGTCTTGGGGCCTGGCTGATGCGCGGCGCGGGCTGTACCTGGAACGACATCACCGACCGCCATATCGACGGCGCGGTCGAACGCACCCGGTCGCGGCCCATCCCATCGGGGCAGGTCACGACCAAACAGGCCGCCGGCTGGATGGTGGCGCAGGCGCTGGTCGCCTTCCTGATCCTGCTCACCTTCCCGCCCATGGCGATCCTGCTGGGGGTGCTGTCGCTGGTCACCGTGGCGATCTATCCCTTCGCCAAGCGCTTTACCTGGTGGCCGCAGATCTTCCTGGGCCTTGCCTTCAACTGGGGCGCCCTGCTGGCCTGGACCGCCCATACCGGCAGCCTTGGATGGCCCGCCGTGCTGCTTTACGTGGCCGGGATCTGCTGGACGCTGTTCTACGACACGATCTATGCCCACCAGGACAAGGAAGACGATGCGCTGATCGGGGTGAAATCCACCGCCCGCCTGTTCATGGACGCCACGCCGGCCTGGCTGGCGCGCTTCCTGATCGGGACGATGGTCCTGCTCGGCATCGCCGTGCTGGCCGCCCTGCCCGGCGCGCCGCTGGCCGCCCTCGTCGCGCTGGCCGGTGTCTATGTCATGGGGGCGCATATGCTTTGGCAACTGCGGACCTATGACGGCGCAGACAACGATATCCTGCTGATGCTGTTCCGCGCCAACCGCAATGCCGGCCTGCTGCCCCTGCCGTTTTTCGCCTGCGCCATCCTGCTTTGA
- a CDS encoding molybdenum cofactor biosynthesis protein MoaE: protein MTGDTAVEIRVQPAPFDPGAVLSEFTARAAHSGAGAMVTFTGLVRDLPGADRLSCMEIEHYPGMTEKALAAIGAEAAQRWSLGPVLILHRFGALRPEEPIMMVATASAHRQDAFEAADFLMDYLKSRAPFWKKEKTSRGEDWVAAKDSDEAALERWTKG from the coding sequence ATGACCGGAGACACCGCTGTAGAGATCCGGGTACAGCCTGCACCCTTCGATCCCGGCGCGGTCCTGTCGGAATTCACCGCCCGCGCCGCCCATTCCGGCGCCGGGGCAATGGTCACATTCACCGGCCTCGTGCGCGACCTTCCCGGCGCCGACCGTCTGTCCTGCATGGAGATCGAGCACTATCCGGGCATGACCGAAAAGGCGCTGGCAGCCATTGGCGCCGAGGCCGCGCAGCGCTGGTCGCTGGGGCCGGTCCTGATCCTGCACCGGTTCGGCGCGCTGCGCCCCGAAGAGCCGATCATGATGGTGGCGACCGCTTCGGCACACCGGCAGGACGCCTTCGAGGCGGCCGACTTCCTGATGGATTACCTGAAAAGCCGTGCACCCTTCTGGAAGAAGGAAAAGACCAGCCGCGGCGAAGACTGGGTAGCGGCAAAAGACAGCGACGAAGCGGCACTGGAGCGCTGGACCAAGGGGTGA
- a CDS encoding OmpA family protein has product MRLVTFAVLTGTFALAAVGSLVAAGFAVTQVEDASEIGIRTALDKADLDWAEVQANGLQAILSGTAPNEAQRFRAKTAASTVVDASRVIDDMNVEARTALSPPHFSIEILRNDSDISLIGLIPAEMDREALLRSIARLRGVSEVSDLLQTADYPVPRGWKDTIAFAVAALNDLPRSKVSISANEVAITAMSESIPEKRQLESSLKAKAGPDIRLTTEISAPRPIIAPFTLRYVSDAGGARFDACSVDTEAARSQILAAARDSGLPEGTTPRCTIGLGVPSSEWGRATALAIRAVGKLGGGSVTFSDADISLLALEGTSQSTFDEVLGELENRLPDVYALHAVLPETPDRDEEEGPPEFIATLSPEGLVQLRGRISDEVMRNAAEALAKARFGAERVYTSARLDEDLPEGWSLRVLTALDALSRLSNGAVTVTPSSVGIRGNTGDQNANADIARLFGDKLGQTADFDIDVTYHEKLDPVAALPSPAECISQINALQEDAKINFDPGSTNVETGSRKILDSIAEVLKTCPELPLEIAGYTDSQGREEMNLALSKNRAQTILDELRMRRVLTRTFQADGFGEDDPIADNGTAEGREANRRIEFRLITEAPAEDASAQGDGEGDGDGGGEDPAAEEADNGSGAEDEPVEGAGDDTVSEEAGPEETGPEETGNIEEGSGDE; this is encoded by the coding sequence ATGCGCCTCGTAACGTTCGCCGTTCTTACCGGAACCTTCGCTCTTGCCGCCGTCGGAAGCCTGGTTGCTGCCGGCTTTGCCGTGACGCAGGTCGAGGACGCCTCGGAAATCGGGATTCGCACCGCCCTGGACAAGGCGGATCTGGACTGGGCCGAGGTGCAGGCCAATGGGTTGCAGGCGATCCTGTCGGGCACCGCCCCCAACGAAGCGCAAAGGTTCCGGGCCAAGACCGCCGCCAGCACGGTTGTCGATGCCTCGCGGGTCATCGACGATATGAACGTCGAGGCCCGCACCGCCCTGAGCCCGCCGCATTTCTCGATCGAGATCCTGCGCAACGACAGCGATATTTCCCTGATCGGGCTGATCCCGGCGGAGATGGACCGCGAGGCGCTGCTGCGCAGCATCGCCCGGCTGCGCGGCGTCAGCGAGGTCTCGGACCTGTTGCAGACCGCCGATTACCCGGTGCCCCGCGGCTGGAAGGACACCATCGCCTTTGCCGTCGCCGCACTGAACGATCTGCCCCGCTCCAAGGTGTCGATTTCCGCCAACGAGGTCGCGATCACCGCGATGAGCGAATCGATCCCCGAAAAGCGCCAGCTTGAAAGCAGCCTGAAGGCCAAGGCCGGCCCCGACATCCGGCTGACCACCGAAATCTCGGCCCCCCGCCCCATCATCGCACCGTTTACCCTGCGCTATGTCAGTGACGCGGGCGGCGCGCGCTTCGATGCCTGTTCCGTCGACACCGAGGCCGCGCGCAGCCAGATCCTGGCCGCCGCGCGCGACTCCGGCTTGCCCGAAGGCACGACGCCGCGCTGCACCATCGGCCTTGGCGTACCCTCCTCGGAATGGGGCCGCGCCACGGCCCTGGCGATCCGCGCCGTGGGCAAGCTGGGCGGCGGCAGCGTGACCTTCTCGGATGCCGATATCAGCCTGCTGGCGCTGGAAGGCACATCGCAGTCGACCTTTGACGAGGTGCTGGGAGAGCTGGAGAACCGCCTGCCGGATGTCTACGCGCTGCATGCGGTGCTGCCCGAGACCCCGGATCGGGACGAAGAAGAAGGCCCACCGGAATTCATTGCCACCCTCAGTCCCGAGGGTCTGGTGCAATTGCGCGGCCGGATCTCCGACGAGGTCATGCGCAATGCGGCCGAGGCGCTGGCCAAGGCGCGCTTTGGCGCCGAGCGGGTCTATACCTCGGCGCGACTGGACGAAGATTTGCCCGAAGGCTGGTCCCTGCGCGTGCTGACCGCGCTCGACGCCTTGTCGCGGTTGTCCAACGGGGCCGTCACCGTGACCCCGAGCAGCGTCGGCATCCGGGGCAATACCGGCGACCAGAACGCCAATGCCGACATCGCCCGGCTGTTCGGCGACAAGCTGGGCCAGACGGCGGATTTCGACATCGACGTGACCTATCATGAAAAGCTCGATCCGGTCGCCGCCCTGCCCAGCCCCGCGGAGTGCATCAGCCAGATCAACGCGCTTCAGGAGGATGCCAAGATCAACTTCGACCCCGGATCGACCAATGTCGAAACCGGCAGCCGCAAGATCCTGGATTCGATCGCCGAAGTGCTCAAGACCTGCCCGGAACTGCCGCTCGAGATCGCCGGCTATACCGACAGCCAGGGGCGCGAGGAAATGAACCTGGCGCTGTCCAAGAACCGCGCCCAGACGATCCTGGACGAATTGCGCATGCGCCGGGTGCTGACCCGGACCTTCCAGGCCGACGGCTTTGGCGAGGATGACCCGATTGCCGACAATGGCACCGCCGAGGGCCGCGAAGCCAACCGCCGGATCGAATTCCGGCTGATCACCGAAGCCCCCGCAGAAGACGCATCTGCCCAAGGCGATGGCGAGGGCGATGGCGATGGCGGTGGCGAGGATCCGGCTGCGGAAGAGGCCGACAACGGCAGCGGGGCAGAGGATGAACCCGTCGAAGGCGCGGGCGACGACACCGTCTCAGAAGAAGCCGGGCCAGAGGAGACTGGGCCAGAGGAAACCGGGAACATCGAAGAAGGCTCCGGCGACGAATAG